Proteins from a genomic interval of Zingiber officinale cultivar Zhangliang chromosome 2A, Zo_v1.1, whole genome shotgun sequence:
- the LOC122042396 gene encoding uncharacterized protein LOC122042396 isoform X2 has protein sequence MEKEITDSIVRNDESVVEEEASTLCFKFQYQFSDQQELQQQPASEDKSKDQLHGGIDQEEFLMKDDKSTNFMEILSSDGHSSLSSEAEKFLNIEDLDEKKLSELKAKRTNKATVFRTKFSCSNLEAESICALTDSNSVTSKGLQKPCLITSSRGSVHSDEDEQFLKHKTSEEPVSSGKFTRTFRGRLFFEDFSGFNSETDSLSASDGYSVKELALDSDSNGFFSDSDSDEYVPQEDVIKVHGELLFADSTSLEESQLQPIHNSEAETVAADDLFSSLIKNQIMSTENQPDCESDSRKVVINQVHDDESIPAQKQEGSELANVNSCDDDDDDEQHETEVKQNTSKRDDDDTDGVDGTVSESSTFFELPLDSLVGTISSADEEWDKFDKEVGREEKVSQDRLGGKETEPVVALDDEEYNELETLWEHENLIEQLKMELRKARLPTILEESVAPKVVEDLKPWKINNKFLHKDPMEELHEFHNCYRERMRKFDILNLQKVNTIGFLDLKDSGRSMRSKRLMVPSIKSILLQNLWSCNLQTDIDPTHKLIKEVKNDLELVYVGQICLSWEFLRWQYEKARELPEFEHQYNHVADELQQFQVILQRFIEDESLEGSRLPNYIKGRSLVKNLLQVPQVREDTLKEKLEDKSKGNFVVTIETLEDIMEESIRIFWEFVKADKDETPGFLKVLMGAHAELEDPTDSKLMEDIQINLDKKEKRLKDILRTGNCLVKKFKKPKDDRSNQELFFSQVDLKLVARVMRMSRITTEQLVWCHAKLNNIRFIEAKVHRENSFLLFPA, from the exons ATGGAGAAGGAAATCACTGATTCAATTGTTAGAAATGACgaatccgttgtggaggaagaggCATCGACACTCTGTTTCAAGTTTCAGTATCAGTTTTCCGATCAACAGGAGCTGCAGCAGCAGCCTGCCTCGGAAGACAAGTCAAAGGATCAGCTTCATGGAGGCATCGACCAAGAGGAATTTCTCATGAAGGATGACAAGTCGACAAATTTCATGGAGATTTTATCCAGTGATGGTCATTCGAGTCTGAGTTCTGAGGCTGAGAAGTTTCTGAACATTGAGGATCTAGACGAAAAGAAGTTATCAGAGTTGAAGGCTAAGAGAACAAATAAAGCAACAGTGTTTCGGACAAAGTTTTCTTGCTCCAACTTAGAAGCTGAATCCATTTGTGCACTGACTGATTCTAATTCTGTAACGTCCAAAGGTTTGCAAAAACCATGTTTGATCACAAGCAGTCGCGGTAGTGTGCACTCGGATGAAGACGAGCAGTTTCTGAAGCACAAGACTTCAGAAGAACCTGTTTCCTCAGGTAAATTTACAAGAACCTTTCGAGGAAGACTGTTTTTTGAGGACTTTTCAGGCTTCAACTCGGAGACTGATTCCTTGAGTGCAAGTGACGGCTATTCTGTCAAGGAGCTAGCTCTAGATTCAGATAGTAATGGCTTCTTTTCAGATAGCGATTCTGACGAGTATGTGCCGCAAGAAGATGTTATTAAAGTTCATGGAGAACTACTCTTTGCTGATTCTACAAGTCTGGAAGAATCCCAGCTACAGCCTATTCATAATTCTGAGGCGGAAACTGTTGCAGCAGATGATTTGTTTTCTTCTTTGATCAAGAATCAGATCATGTCAACAGAAAACCAACCGGATTGCGAGTCTGATTCCAGGAAGGTCGTCATCAATCAAGTACATGATGATGAATCAATTCCAGCTCAAAAGCAAGAAGGATCAGAACTGGCGAATGTGAATTCctgtgatgatgatgatgatgatgagcagCATGAAACTGAAGTGAAACAAAACACAAGCAAAAGAGATGATGATGATACTGATGGTGTTGATGGCACAGTCTCCGAAAGTTCTACCTTTTTTGAACTCCCTCTGGATAGCCTTGTTGGAACAATTTCTAGCGCAGATGAAGAATGGGATAAATTTGATAAGGAAGTCGGAAGGGAAGAGAAAGTATCACAGGATAGATTGGGGGGAAAAGAAACTGAACCAGTTGTTGCTCTGGATGATGAAGAGTACAACGAGTTGGAGACCCTCTGGGAACATGAGAATCTGATAGAGCAGCTCAAAATGGAACTGAGAAAAGCCAGGCTGCCAACGATCTTAGAAGAATCAGTAGCCCCTAAAGTAGTCGAGGATCTTAAGCCATGGAAGATCAACAACAAATTTCTGCACAAAGATCCTATGGAAGAGCTTCATGAGTTCCACAATTGTTATAGAGAGAGGATGAGGAAGTTTGACATCTTGAACTTACAGAAGGTGAACACAATAG GATTTCTCGATCTGAAGGATTCCGGTCGATCGATGAGATCTAAAAGGTTGATGGTTCCTTCTATCAAATCCATACTACTTCAGAATTTATGGTCTTGCAATCTTCAGACGGATATAGATCCTACCCATAAGTTGATCAAGGAGGTGAAGAATGATTTGGAACTTGTTTATGTTGGGCAAATATGCCTATCATGGGAATTCTTGCGCTGGCAGTATGAAAAGGCTCGAGAGCTTCCCGAGTTTGAGCATCAGTACAATCATGTGGCTGATGAGCTCCAACAATTTCAAGTGATCCTGCAAAGGTTCATTGAGGATGAGTCTTTGGAAGGATCGAGATTGCCAAATTACATCAAAGGTCGATCCCTCGTTAAGAATCTTCTCCAAGTTCCACAAGTAAGAG AGGATACCTTGAAGGAGAAGTTGGAGGATAAAAGCAAGGGAAATTTTGTTGTTACAATTGAAACTCTTGAAGACATCATGGAGGAGTCAATTAGGATCTTCTGGGAGTTTGTGAAGGCAGACAAGGATGAAACTCCTgggtttttgaaagttttaatggGAGCTCATGCTGAACTTGAAGATCCTACAGACTCTAAGCTCATGGAAGATATCCAAATCAATTTGGACAAG AAAGAGAAGCGACTAAAAGACATTTTACGAACTGGGAATTGCCttgtgaagaagttcaagaagcctAAAGATGACAGATCCAATCAAGAACTCTTCTTTTCTCAAGTTGACTTGAAGTTGGTAGCAAGAGTAATGCGAATGTCTAGAATTACGACTGAACAGTTGGTATGGTGTCATGCAAAGTTGAACAACATCAGATTTATAGAAGCAAAAGTTCACAGGGAGAATTCATTTTTGCTCTTCCCTGCCTGA
- the LOC122042396 gene encoding uncharacterized protein LOC122042396 isoform X1, which yields MGIFIDSCWFIFSTCLIWLFSFLAMRFLRPRKGNHFKRENGLMEKEITDSIVRNDESVVEEEASTLCFKFQYQFSDQQELQQQPASEDKSKDQLHGGIDQEEFLMKDDKSTNFMEILSSDGHSSLSSEAEKFLNIEDLDEKKLSELKAKRTNKATVFRTKFSCSNLEAESICALTDSNSVTSKGLQKPCLITSSRGSVHSDEDEQFLKHKTSEEPVSSGKFTRTFRGRLFFEDFSGFNSETDSLSASDGYSVKELALDSDSNGFFSDSDSDEYVPQEDVIKVHGELLFADSTSLEESQLQPIHNSEAETVAADDLFSSLIKNQIMSTENQPDCESDSRKVVINQVHDDESIPAQKQEGSELANVNSCDDDDDDEQHETEVKQNTSKRDDDDTDGVDGTVSESSTFFELPLDSLVGTISSADEEWDKFDKEVGREEKVSQDRLGGKETEPVVALDDEEYNELETLWEHENLIEQLKMELRKARLPTILEESVAPKVVEDLKPWKINNKFLHKDPMEELHEFHNCYRERMRKFDILNLQKVNTIGFLDLKDSGRSMRSKRLMVPSIKSILLQNLWSCNLQTDIDPTHKLIKEVKNDLELVYVGQICLSWEFLRWQYEKARELPEFEHQYNHVADELQQFQVILQRFIEDESLEGSRLPNYIKGRSLVKNLLQVPQVREDTLKEKLEDKSKGNFVVTIETLEDIMEESIRIFWEFVKADKDETPGFLKVLMGAHAELEDPTDSKLMEDIQINLDKKEKRLKDILRTGNCLVKKFKKPKDDRSNQELFFSQVDLKLVARVMRMSRITTEQLVWCHAKLNNIRFIEAKVHRENSFLLFPA from the exons ATGGGAATCTTTATTGATTCCTGTTGGTTCATCTTTAGCACTTGTTTAATTTGGCTGTTCAGCTTCTTAGCCATGCGCTTCTTACG ACCCAGGAAAGGAAATCATTTTAAGCGAGAAAATGGTTTGATGGAGAAGGAAATCACTGATTCAATTGTTAGAAATGACgaatccgttgtggaggaagaggCATCGACACTCTGTTTCAAGTTTCAGTATCAGTTTTCCGATCAACAGGAGCTGCAGCAGCAGCCTGCCTCGGAAGACAAGTCAAAGGATCAGCTTCATGGAGGCATCGACCAAGAGGAATTTCTCATGAAGGATGACAAGTCGACAAATTTCATGGAGATTTTATCCAGTGATGGTCATTCGAGTCTGAGTTCTGAGGCTGAGAAGTTTCTGAACATTGAGGATCTAGACGAAAAGAAGTTATCAGAGTTGAAGGCTAAGAGAACAAATAAAGCAACAGTGTTTCGGACAAAGTTTTCTTGCTCCAACTTAGAAGCTGAATCCATTTGTGCACTGACTGATTCTAATTCTGTAACGTCCAAAGGTTTGCAAAAACCATGTTTGATCACAAGCAGTCGCGGTAGTGTGCACTCGGATGAAGACGAGCAGTTTCTGAAGCACAAGACTTCAGAAGAACCTGTTTCCTCAGGTAAATTTACAAGAACCTTTCGAGGAAGACTGTTTTTTGAGGACTTTTCAGGCTTCAACTCGGAGACTGATTCCTTGAGTGCAAGTGACGGCTATTCTGTCAAGGAGCTAGCTCTAGATTCAGATAGTAATGGCTTCTTTTCAGATAGCGATTCTGACGAGTATGTGCCGCAAGAAGATGTTATTAAAGTTCATGGAGAACTACTCTTTGCTGATTCTACAAGTCTGGAAGAATCCCAGCTACAGCCTATTCATAATTCTGAGGCGGAAACTGTTGCAGCAGATGATTTGTTTTCTTCTTTGATCAAGAATCAGATCATGTCAACAGAAAACCAACCGGATTGCGAGTCTGATTCCAGGAAGGTCGTCATCAATCAAGTACATGATGATGAATCAATTCCAGCTCAAAAGCAAGAAGGATCAGAACTGGCGAATGTGAATTCctgtgatgatgatgatgatgatgagcagCATGAAACTGAAGTGAAACAAAACACAAGCAAAAGAGATGATGATGATACTGATGGTGTTGATGGCACAGTCTCCGAAAGTTCTACCTTTTTTGAACTCCCTCTGGATAGCCTTGTTGGAACAATTTCTAGCGCAGATGAAGAATGGGATAAATTTGATAAGGAAGTCGGAAGGGAAGAGAAAGTATCACAGGATAGATTGGGGGGAAAAGAAACTGAACCAGTTGTTGCTCTGGATGATGAAGAGTACAACGAGTTGGAGACCCTCTGGGAACATGAGAATCTGATAGAGCAGCTCAAAATGGAACTGAGAAAAGCCAGGCTGCCAACGATCTTAGAAGAATCAGTAGCCCCTAAAGTAGTCGAGGATCTTAAGCCATGGAAGATCAACAACAAATTTCTGCACAAAGATCCTATGGAAGAGCTTCATGAGTTCCACAATTGTTATAGAGAGAGGATGAGGAAGTTTGACATCTTGAACTTACAGAAGGTGAACACAATAG GATTTCTCGATCTGAAGGATTCCGGTCGATCGATGAGATCTAAAAGGTTGATGGTTCCTTCTATCAAATCCATACTACTTCAGAATTTATGGTCTTGCAATCTTCAGACGGATATAGATCCTACCCATAAGTTGATCAAGGAGGTGAAGAATGATTTGGAACTTGTTTATGTTGGGCAAATATGCCTATCATGGGAATTCTTGCGCTGGCAGTATGAAAAGGCTCGAGAGCTTCCCGAGTTTGAGCATCAGTACAATCATGTGGCTGATGAGCTCCAACAATTTCAAGTGATCCTGCAAAGGTTCATTGAGGATGAGTCTTTGGAAGGATCGAGATTGCCAAATTACATCAAAGGTCGATCCCTCGTTAAGAATCTTCTCCAAGTTCCACAAGTAAGAG AGGATACCTTGAAGGAGAAGTTGGAGGATAAAAGCAAGGGAAATTTTGTTGTTACAATTGAAACTCTTGAAGACATCATGGAGGAGTCAATTAGGATCTTCTGGGAGTTTGTGAAGGCAGACAAGGATGAAACTCCTgggtttttgaaagttttaatggGAGCTCATGCTGAACTTGAAGATCCTACAGACTCTAAGCTCATGGAAGATATCCAAATCAATTTGGACAAG AAAGAGAAGCGACTAAAAGACATTTTACGAACTGGGAATTGCCttgtgaagaagttcaagaagcctAAAGATGACAGATCCAATCAAGAACTCTTCTTTTCTCAAGTTGACTTGAAGTTGGTAGCAAGAGTAATGCGAATGTCTAGAATTACGACTGAACAGTTGGTATGGTGTCATGCAAAGTTGAACAACATCAGATTTATAGAAGCAAAAGTTCACAGGGAGAATTCATTTTTGCTCTTCCCTGCCTGA